A region from the Gemmatimonadota bacterium genome encodes:
- the thiL gene encoding thiamine-phosphate kinase yields the protein MDGEFTLIERILNARGSIPAGVAVDAGDDCAVIEAGEPLALGNDLSVDGVHFRRSWLADPEIGYRAACAALSDLAAMVAQPLGVLLALCLDPDSGADEGAALAKGVTEAAEAVGAGLLGGDISRGGVLTLDVVAVGRCPRPVRRTGARPGDGVWVTGELGAAAAAVAAWKRGDPPEDAARAAFARPAPRIREASWLARAGPPTAMIDLSDGLAGDALRLARASGVAVHLDGPAVPVHPCAGADPSLALRGGEDYELLFTAPADSGASRPAEFEAELGVPLTRVGVVRAGEGVYLRGADGREAPLARGGYDHLEEASA from the coding sequence GTGGACGGTGAGTTCACGCTGATCGAGCGCATCCTGAACGCCCGCGGGTCGATCCCGGCGGGCGTGGCGGTGGACGCCGGCGATGACTGCGCCGTGATCGAGGCCGGCGAGCCGTTGGCGCTGGGCAACGACCTTTCCGTGGACGGCGTGCACTTCCGCCGATCCTGGCTCGCGGACCCGGAAATCGGCTACCGAGCCGCCTGCGCCGCGCTGAGCGACCTCGCCGCGATGGTTGCGCAGCCGCTGGGCGTACTGCTCGCACTTTGCCTGGATCCGGACAGCGGTGCCGACGAAGGGGCCGCGCTCGCGAAGGGCGTGACGGAGGCTGCGGAGGCGGTGGGCGCGGGACTCCTCGGCGGCGACATCTCCCGCGGCGGCGTCCTCACCCTGGACGTGGTCGCGGTGGGCCGCTGTCCGCGGCCGGTGCGGCGGACCGGGGCTCGCCCGGGCGACGGCGTCTGGGTGACCGGCGAGTTGGGAGCGGCGGCGGCCGCGGTCGCCGCATGGAAACGGGGCGACCCGCCCGAGGACGCGGCGCGCGCCGCTTTCGCCCGGCCGGCGCCGCGGATCCGCGAGGCGTCGTGGCTGGCGCGTGCCGGGCCGCCCACGGCGATGATCGATCTGTCCGACGGGCTCGCGGGCGATGCGCTGCGGCTCGCGCGGGCGTCCGGCGTCGCCGTGCACCTGGATGGCCCGGCCGTGCCCGTTCACCCGTGCGCCGGCGCTGACCCGAGCCTGGCCTTGCGGGGCGGGGAGGATTACGAGCTGCTGTTCACGGCGCCGGCCGACTCCGGGGCTTCCCGCCCCGCCGAATTCGAGGCCGAGCTCGGGGTCCCGTTGACGCGCGTTGGTGTGGTGCGTGCCGGGGAGGGTGTGTACCTTCGCGGCGCGGATGGAAGGGAGGCGCCGCTGGCGCGCGGCGGATACGATCACCTCGAGGAAGCGTCCGCGTGA
- a CDS encoding lysophospholipid acyltransferase family protein, protein MIRTLWVGLNGFVATVAIGALVNLAPLFGVRAAFYPWAARTWSRWILKATGVRLTVHGLEHLVLDRPQIVISNHQSWYDVFAISASMPKAFHFVAKKELERIPLFGRAWKVAGHISLDRSDRQAAIRSLDAAAERMAREEAAVVIFPEGTRSPDGRMLPFKKGAFMLAKKSGVELLPAAVSGSREVMPKGTWRVRPHDVTVRYGEPIPTPGPDPVAQAVAAAREAISDLRDPGDEPGADSALGRGRERLPEGPDLPANDDDSAPTLPADESRAESIR, encoded by the coding sequence GTGATTCGAACGTTGTGGGTTGGCCTGAATGGGTTCGTGGCGACGGTCGCGATCGGCGCCCTCGTCAACTTGGCGCCCCTGTTCGGTGTGCGCGCAGCCTTCTATCCGTGGGCCGCGCGCACCTGGTCGCGCTGGATCTTGAAGGCCACCGGGGTGCGGCTGACCGTTCACGGTTTGGAGCATCTCGTGCTGGATCGACCCCAGATCGTGATCAGCAATCACCAGTCCTGGTACGACGTCTTCGCCATCTCGGCCAGCATGCCCAAGGCGTTTCATTTCGTCGCCAAGAAGGAGCTCGAGCGTATTCCCCTCTTCGGACGCGCCTGGAAGGTCGCCGGGCACATTTCCCTCGATCGAAGCGATCGGCAGGCGGCGATTCGCTCTCTGGACGCGGCCGCCGAGCGCATGGCCCGGGAAGAAGCGGCGGTGGTCATATTCCCGGAAGGCACGCGCTCGCCGGACGGCCGCATGCTGCCGTTCAAGAAAGGCGCGTTCATGCTGGCCAAGAAGTCAGGCGTGGAGTTGCTTCCCGCCGCCGTCAGCGGCAGCCGGGAGGTCATGCCGAAGGGCACCTGGCGGGTGCGGCCGCACGATGTGACGGTCCGCTACGGGGAGCCCATCCCCACCCCCGGACCCGATCCGGTCGCTCAGGCCGTTGCGGCCGCGCGTGAGGCGATCTCGGACCTGCGCGATCCGGGCGACGAGCCCGGGGCGGACTCCGCGCTCGGCCGGGGCCGTGAGCGTCTGCCCGAGGGGCCCGATCTGCCCGCGAACGACGACGATTCGGCGCCCACGTTGCCGGCCGACGAGTCGCGGGCGGAGAGCATCCGCTGA